The proteins below are encoded in one region of Limnohabitans sp. 63ED37-2:
- a CDS encoding bactofilin family protein encodes MFGKKKSTHTPLVMSQEKFDTLIGRHAEIHGCLRLQESVRIDGKVVGNIEAPRDQPISVVIGPNGEVQGDVLASRIIVAGKVAGNIHAFERVELMASALVQGDIKYASMAVEHGAKLLGLLLQVDSSDTPTRSDRDAQDAIRKAQNAGLSS; translated from the coding sequence ATGTTTGGCAAAAAGAAAAGCACCCACACCCCTTTGGTGATGAGCCAGGAGAAGTTTGACACCCTGATTGGTCGCCACGCTGAAATCCACGGCTGCCTGCGTTTGCAGGAAAGCGTGCGCATCGATGGCAAGGTGGTGGGCAACATCGAAGCACCCAGAGACCAGCCCATTTCCGTGGTGATCGGGCCCAACGGCGAGGTGCAAGGCGATGTGTTGGCAAGCCGAATCATTGTGGCGGGCAAAGTGGCGGGCAACATCCATGCATTCGAGCGGGTGGAGCTGATGGCCAGTGCCCTGGTCCAGGGGGACATCAAATACGCCTCCATGGCCGTCGAACATGGGGCCAAGCTCTTGGGCTTGCTTTTGCAAGTGGACAGCTCAGACACCCCCACGCGCTCGGACCGGGATGCACAAGACGCCATCCGCAAGGCCCAAAACGCCGGCCTGAGCAGCTGA
- a CDS encoding type III pantothenate kinase, translating to MTFLAIDVGNTRLKWALYDHPSPQGQLLAHGAEFLENIDRLSEGPWSTLAKPDQMLGCVVAGDAIKRRVQEQMELWDFTPQWVVPSAQEAGLTNGYDHPSRLGSDRWVAMIGARHRMLATGQSRPLVVVMVGTAVTVEAIDAQGRFLGGLILPGHGIMLRALESGTAGLHVPTGDVRPFPTNTSDALTSGGTYAIAGACERMVQHLREHTGQEPICIMTGGAGWKMAPSMSVRFELVDNLIFDGLLALAAQRFA from the coding sequence ATGACATTTTTAGCCATCGATGTGGGCAACACGCGCCTGAAATGGGCGCTGTACGACCACCCGAGCCCTCAGGGCCAATTGCTCGCACACGGTGCCGAGTTCCTCGAAAACATCGATCGCCTGTCGGAAGGCCCTTGGTCCACTTTGGCCAAGCCCGACCAGATGCTGGGCTGCGTGGTGGCTGGCGACGCCATCAAGCGCCGCGTGCAAGAGCAAATGGAACTGTGGGACTTCACGCCGCAATGGGTGGTGCCCAGTGCACAAGAGGCCGGGCTGACCAACGGCTACGACCACCCCTCGCGCTTGGGGTCGGACCGCTGGGTGGCCATGATTGGGGCGCGTCACCGCATGCTGGCCACAGGCCAGTCACGCCCCTTGGTGGTGGTCATGGTTGGCACGGCCGTGACGGTGGAAGCCATCGACGCGCAGGGCCGTTTTCTGGGCGGTCTGATCTTGCCCGGCCACGGCATCATGCTGCGAGCGCTCGAGTCGGGCACTGCCGGTTTGCATGTGCCCACGGGCGATGTCAGGCCCTTTCCGACCAACACCAGCGACGCCCTGACCAGTGGCGGCACCTACGCCATTGCCGGGGCCTGCGAGCGCATGGTGCAGCACCTGCGCGAGCACACTGGCCAAGAGCCCATTTGCATCATGACCGGTGGTGCGGGCTGGAAAATGGCCCCCAGCATGTCGGTGCGTTTCGAGTTGGTGGACAACCTGATTTTTGATGGTTTGCTGGCGCTGGCGGCCCAGCGCTTTGCCTGA
- a CDS encoding TetR/AcrR family transcriptional regulator: MAKKAPRRTAERIAQVTLDLFNRFGEPNVSTTLISAELGISPGNLYYHFPSKDALVNQLFDQYEAAMLSLLDAAPDVRDVEDTWFLLHSLFEQVWNHRFLYRDLNNLLSGNRHLETHFHAVLERKTLAFRQMLESLGAVGLMRIDADHVETLSASLSVMVTYWLSYEYVRNPRQAMEPASAGLALTRGAQHVLSLLTPYMADPQVQQHLQALTAAYSAPGAA; this comes from the coding sequence ATGGCCAAAAAAGCCCCCCGCCGCACCGCCGAGCGCATTGCGCAGGTGACGCTGGATTTGTTCAACCGTTTTGGCGAGCCCAATGTCTCGACCACGCTGATTTCGGCCGAGTTGGGCATCAGCCCGGGCAATCTTTATTACCACTTCCCGTCCAAGGACGCCTTGGTCAACCAACTGTTTGACCAGTACGAAGCGGCCATGTTGTCTTTGCTCGATGCCGCGCCCGATGTGCGGGATGTGGAAGACACCTGGTTTTTACTGCACTCTCTGTTTGAGCAGGTGTGGAACCACCGCTTTTTGTACCGCGACCTGAACAACCTGTTGTCGGGCAACCGCCACCTGGAGACACACTTCCATGCGGTGCTGGAGCGCAAGACCTTGGCCTTTCGGCAGATGCTGGAGTCCTTGGGCGCAGTGGGCCTGATGCGCATCGATGCCGACCACGTCGAGACCCTGTCGGCGAGCCTGTCGGTGATGGTGACCTATTGGCTCAGTTACGAATATGTGCGCAACCCGCGACAGGCCATGGAGCCGGCCAGTGCCGGGCTGGCTTTGACGCGGGGGGCGCAGCATGTGCTGTCGCTGCTGACACCTTACATGGCCGACCCGCAGGTGCAACAGCACCTGCAGGCCTTGACCGCCGCTTACAGCGCACCCGGCGCGGCTTGA
- a CDS encoding phasin family protein, producing MATSKSSPQKASPAQPTDQAFAPPAQQVWLAGLGAMAKAQEQGSKAMETLLNDGLAFQRKSQAEAQQRLQEATERLGHLASDFGQSASGRVDKLEHLFEDRVAKALHRLGMPSLLDIQMLSERVAQLESQVQALQGQASKASPAAQKPAAKKPAAKASRPAAKPATASRKKSA from the coding sequence ATGGCCACATCCAAGTCCTCGCCCCAAAAAGCTTCCCCCGCCCAGCCCACCGATCAGGCCTTTGCGCCACCCGCACAACAGGTGTGGCTGGCAGGCTTGGGTGCCATGGCCAAAGCGCAAGAACAAGGCAGCAAAGCGATGGAAACCCTGCTCAATGATGGCCTGGCCTTTCAACGCAAAAGCCAGGCCGAAGCCCAGCAGCGCCTGCAAGAAGCCACCGAACGTTTGGGCCACTTGGCCAGTGATTTTGGGCAAAGCGCTTCCGGGCGTGTGGACAAACTCGAGCACCTGTTTGAAGACCGTGTGGCCAAAGCCCTGCACCGGCTGGGCATGCCTTCTTTGCTGGACATTCAGATGCTGAGCGAGCGTGTGGCGCAACTGGAGTCGCAAGTGCAGGCGCTGCAAGGCCAAGCCAGCAAAGCTTCACCAGCGGCCCAAAAACCTGCTGCCAAAAAACCAGCAGCCAAAGCGAGCCGACCGGCTGCAAAACCTGCGACGGCCTCACGCAAAAAATCTGCCTGA
- the rfbB gene encoding dTDP-glucose 4,6-dehydratase — translation MTILVTGGAGFIGANFVLDWLAASDEPVVNLDKLTYAGNPETLAILQGDARHQLVQGDIGDSALVSRLLAEHRPRAVVNFAAESHVDRSIHGPGEFIQTNIVGTFNLLEAVRGFWGDLPATEKSAFRFLHVSTDEVYGSLAKGDPAFTETHRYEPNSPYSASKAASDHLVRAWHHTYGLPVLTTNCSNNYGPYHFPEKLIPLMIVNALAGKPLPVYGDGMQIRDWLYVKDHCSAIRRVLEAGRLGEVYNVGGWNEKPNIEIVQTICQLLDEMRPKADGGSYASQITYVTDRPGHDRRYAIDARKLEAELGWKPAETFETGIRKTVEWYLANPEWVQHVQSGAYREWVNKQYA, via the coding sequence ATGACCATTTTGGTGACCGGCGGCGCAGGTTTTATTGGCGCCAACTTCGTGCTCGACTGGCTGGCTGCCAGCGATGAGCCTGTCGTCAACCTCGACAAGCTTACCTACGCGGGCAACCCCGAAACCTTGGCCATCCTGCAAGGCGATGCACGCCACCAGCTGGTGCAAGGCGACATCGGCGACAGCGCCCTGGTCAGCCGCCTGCTGGCCGAACACCGGCCGCGTGCGGTGGTTAACTTCGCGGCCGAAAGCCATGTGGACCGTTCCATCCACGGCCCAGGCGAGTTCATCCAGACCAATATCGTGGGCACCTTCAACCTGCTCGAAGCGGTGCGGGGCTTTTGGGGCGACTTGCCCGCGACTGAAAAATCGGCCTTCCGGTTTTTGCATGTGTCCACCGACGAGGTCTACGGCTCGCTGGCCAAGGGCGATCCGGCTTTCACCGAAACCCACCGCTACGAGCCCAACAGCCCCTACAGCGCGAGCAAGGCCGCCAGTGACCACCTGGTCCGCGCCTGGCACCACACCTATGGCTTGCCGGTGCTCACCACCAACTGCAGCAACAACTACGGGCCCTACCACTTCCCCGAAAAACTCATCCCGCTCATGATCGTCAACGCCTTGGCGGGCAAGCCTTTGCCTGTGTATGGCGACGGCATGCAAATCCGCGACTGGCTCTACGTCAAAGACCACTGCAGTGCGATTCGCCGCGTGCTCGAAGCCGGGCGCTTGGGCGAGGTCTACAACGTGGGCGGCTGGAACGAAAAGCCCAACATCGAGATCGTGCAGACCATCTGCCAGTTGCTCGACGAGATGCGCCCCAAAGCCGATGGCGGCAGCTACGCCAGCCAGATCACCTACGTGACCGACCGCCCCGGCCACGACCGCCGCTACGCCATCGACGCCCGCAAGCTCGAAGCCGAGCTGGGCTGGAAGCCCGCCGAAACGTTTGAGACCGGTATCCGCAAAACCGTCGAGTGGTACCTGGCCAATCCCGAGTGGGTGCAGCATGTGCAAAGCGGTGCTTACCGCGAGTGGGTGAACAAGCAGTACGCTTGA
- a CDS encoding type II toxin-antitoxin system RelE/ParE family toxin has product MMTIYTTENFDQWFSSLRDKQTARRIQARIDRAEDGNFGDHKSVGEGVFEMRIHHGPGYRVYFMLRGLEVVILLIAGDKSTQVKDIQIAQDMARQLKE; this is encoded by the coding sequence ATGATGACCATTTATACGACCGAAAATTTCGATCAATGGTTTTCCAGTCTTCGGGACAAGCAAACCGCTCGCCGCATACAGGCTCGAATTGACCGTGCGGAAGACGGAAATTTTGGGGACCACAAGTCAGTCGGCGAGGGCGTATTCGAAATGCGAATTCACCATGGACCAGGTTATCGGGTTTATTTCATGCTTCGTGGTTTGGAGGTCGTCATCCTTTTGATCGCTGGCGATAAGTCCACTCAAGTCAAAGACATTCAAATAGCGCAGGACATGGCGCGTCAACTGAAGGAGTAA
- a CDS encoding addiction module antidote protein, translated as MAVLKLKKWDSAQHLQTEEDMALYLEACLQEAGDDAAFVAKALGTIAKAKGMSQLSRDTGLGRESLYKALSGEGNPSFATILKVTTALGIQLHALPVQAH; from the coding sequence ATGGCTGTTTTAAAGCTCAAAAAATGGGACAGTGCGCAGCATCTCCAAACTGAAGAGGACATGGCGCTTTATCTGGAGGCCTGTTTGCAAGAAGCAGGAGATGACGCTGCTTTTGTAGCCAAGGCATTGGGCACCATCGCCAAAGCCAAGGGCATGTCACAACTTTCGCGCGATACGGGTCTTGGCAGAGAAAGCCTTTACAAGGCGCTTTCTGGCGAAGGGAACCCCAGCTTTGCCACTATTTTGAAAGTCACGACTGCGCTGGGCATCCAGTTGCATGCGCTGCCCGTTCAGGCCCATTGA
- the rfbD gene encoding dTDP-4-dehydrorhamnose reductase, with protein MKILLLGKNGQVGWELQRSLAPLGEVLALDRQSTDFCGDLSQPERLAQTVLAFQPDVIVNAAAHTAVDKAESEPELARCLNATAPAALAQAAAQIGALLVHYSTDYVFNGQGQSPWQEGSATGPLSVYGQTKLEGEQAIVASGCAHLIFRTSWVYAARGGNFAKTMLRLAADRERLTVIDDQHGAPTGADLIADVTAHAIRATLLQPALGGLYHLVASGQTTWHGYASHVIAQARLTQPGLALKVGEIAAVPTSAFPTPAQRPLNSRLATHKLQEAFGLVLPPWQQGVNRMLAEILG; from the coding sequence ATGAAAATCCTTCTTTTGGGTAAAAATGGCCAGGTCGGCTGGGAGCTGCAGCGCAGCCTGGCGCCTTTGGGCGAGGTGTTGGCGCTGGACCGGCAAAGCACCGACTTTTGCGGTGACCTGAGCCAGCCCGAGCGCTTGGCGCAAACGGTGTTGGCCTTCCAACCCGATGTCATCGTCAATGCCGCGGCGCACACCGCCGTGGACAAAGCCGAAAGCGAGCCCGAACTGGCCCGCTGCCTCAATGCCACCGCGCCTGCTGCGCTGGCGCAGGCGGCTGCGCAAATTGGGGCTTTGCTGGTGCATTACTCCACCGACTATGTGTTCAACGGCCAGGGCCAAAGCCCATGGCAAGAGGGCAGCGCCACCGGGCCGCTGAGTGTGTACGGCCAGACCAAACTCGAAGGCGAGCAGGCCATCGTGGCCAGCGGCTGTGCGCACCTGATTTTTCGCACCAGCTGGGTCTATGCCGCGCGGGGTGGCAACTTTGCCAAAACCATGCTGCGCTTGGCCGCCGATCGCGAACGCCTCACCGTCATTGACGACCAGCACGGCGCACCCACCGGGGCCGACCTGATCGCCGATGTCACGGCGCACGCCATCCGCGCCACTTTGTTGCAGCCCGCGCTTGGCGGCCTCTACCACTTGGTGGCCTCGGGCCAGACCACTTGGCACGGCTACGCCAGCCATGTGATCGCGCAGGCCCGGCTCACCCAGCCAGGCTTGGCGCTGAAGGTGGGCGAGATCGCCGCTGTGCCCACCTCAGCCTTCCCTACACCCGCGCAGCGCCCGCTCAACTCGCGCCTGGCCACACACAAGCTGCAAGAAGCCTTTGGCCTCGTGCTGCCGCCTTGGCAGCAGGGCGTCAACCGCATGCTGGCCGAGATCCTCGGGTGA
- the argB gene encoding acetylglutamate kinase, giving the protein MTVSTAAPSVAPHDQAQILAQAMPYIRKFHGKTLVIKYGGNAMTDPALQQAFAEDVVLLKLVGMNPVVVHGGGPQIETALKRLGKTGEFIQGMRVTDAETMEVVEWVLGGEVQQDIVGMINRAGGKAVGLTGRDGGLIRAKKLRLVDSQDPSKEHDVGQVGEIESIDPAILKCLQDDAFIPVVSPIGFGEHNESYNINADVVAAKLATVLQAEKLLMLTNIRGVLDKEGNLLTELTPSRIDELCADGTISGGMIPKIAGALDAAKSGVNAVHIIDGRVPHAMLLEVLSEQAFGTMIRSR; this is encoded by the coding sequence ATGACCGTATCCACCGCCGCCCCCTCTGTTGCGCCGCACGACCAAGCCCAGATCCTGGCCCAGGCCATGCCCTACATCCGCAAGTTTCACGGGAAGACCCTGGTCATCAAATACGGCGGCAACGCCATGACCGACCCGGCCTTGCAGCAGGCCTTTGCAGAAGACGTGGTGCTGCTCAAACTGGTGGGCATGAACCCGGTGGTGGTGCACGGCGGCGGCCCACAAATCGAAACGGCTTTGAAGCGCCTGGGCAAAACCGGTGAATTCATCCAGGGCATGCGCGTGACCGATGCCGAAACCATGGAAGTGGTCGAGTGGGTGCTGGGCGGCGAAGTGCAACAAGACATCGTGGGCATGATCAACCGCGCTGGCGGCAAAGCCGTGGGCCTGACGGGCCGTGACGGTGGCCTGATCCGCGCCAAAAAACTGCGCCTGGTGGACAGCCAAGACCCCAGCAAAGAACACGATGTGGGCCAAGTCGGTGAGATCGAAAGCATCGATCCGGCCATCCTCAAATGCCTGCAAGACGACGCCTTCATCCCGGTGGTCAGCCCCATCGGTTTTGGTGAGCACAACGAGAGCTACAACATCAACGCCGATGTGGTGGCGGCCAAGCTCGCCACCGTGCTCCAAGCCGAAAAACTGCTCATGCTCACCAACATCCGCGGCGTGCTCGACAAAGAAGGCAACTTGCTCACCGAGCTGACCCCCAGCCGCATCGACGAGTTGTGCGCTGACGGCACCATCAGCGGCGGCATGATCCCCAAAATTGCAGGCGCCCTGGACGCGGCCAAGAGCGGCGTGAACGCGGTGCACATCATCGACGGCCGCGTGCCCCACGCCATGCTGCTCGAAGTGTTGTCGGAGCAAGCTTTCGGCACCATGATCCGAAGCCGCTGA